Genomic segment of Iocasia fonsfrigidae:
AAGAGGTAAATGGTGAACATCAGCTTACGGTTACTTCAGTTGACCGGGCTGGAAATAAGGCTTCCAGTACTAAGAGTATAATCTATGATGATCAAAAGCCGGCTAAAATCACTTTTACTGAGGAGACCAGCAGCTATCTAAGTAATTCTATCAATCAGGAGACTGGAATGGTAAGAGTAGAATTCAACTGGCCTCCTGCTGTAGATAAGCCGGTTACAGTTAAAAATAGTGGTATCGCCAGCTATCTTGTGGAGTTGAAACGGGTAGCAGCCGGGACTACGGATCTTTATGAAACAACTGTTCCTTCAATTATAATTGATCAGCTGGACTTTAATGAAGAGCTCAGTTTAAGGGTCAAAGCGATTGATGGAGCCGGTAATCAGGGTCCCTGGTCGGAAACAGTGAGCTGGTTTACAGCTGCAGAACCGACTGCTTTAGAGCTTGACAGTATAAGTATTGAGGAGCAGTCAGCTGGTCTTTATCAAAAGATGGCCAGGCTCTTAATAGCTCAGGGTGATTTTCAATATTATAAGATTCACCGTTTAAATTTAAGTAATACTGCTGAAGAGGAGTTAATTACCCCTGCTATTTACGATAGTTTAGTATATAGTCAGCAGGTGGCTCCCCATCAGCATTACCAGTATTTTATTAAAACATATAATGATAATGAGCACTCGACCGATGGCCGGGTTTATGGAATGACTACTGAGCTAACGGTTCCCAATAGCCTGCCAACGGTTCCAGTGATTGTAGTTTCCGGGGTAAATGAGAACGGCTATTTAAATACAGATACAGCGACTATCAATATTAATAGTACTGATCTCTTTGGCCATAGTTTTTCCTACTGTGTTGATTATGATAATGATGATCTAAGTTATCATTTCCTGGTAGAAGAAGATGGTCAACCCTTAATTGATAAGAGTACGACAGTTCCTTCCCTGGCCTTAAGTAATTTAAAAGAGGGGAGTACATATCAAATCCAGGTAGGGGTTACAGATAAGGTCAAAAATCAGCACGGTGAGTTCGAATATGTCGCTGCTGATAATTATTCTTTTACTGTAGATACAGAGAGTCCGGTCATTACGATGAGTGAAGCAGCTGCAGACTACGTAGCAGAGCAAGTAATAAAGATCCAGGCAGTGGATAAACTTAGTCAGCTTAAGAGTATTACATATAAATGGGGTGAAACTGGTCAGCTGCAGGCTGTCCCGGAGAACGGACAGCTCCAGGCCCTCCATGGTGAGAATAAATTAATAGTAATTGCGGTGGACAAAGCTGGCAATCAGAGCAGTAGCTCCCGGGTCTACCGGGTTGATACTACTGCCCCCAAAATAAAGGCTGTTCACTTAGAGGATAGCCAGCAGTATCAGGGTAATTACTTTGTTACTAATGATCAGGAGATCTATCTCAGCCTGGAATTTGCTGAGGATTTAACAAATATCAAGGCCTATTATTACGGGTTGATTGATGAAAGCCAGTCCTTAAGCAGTATTACTAGAGATGACTTAACTAAAGTGGAGGTAAACGGGATTAAGGGTTATACTGGCGAACAGCTGGTTCAGGCTGATTTATCAGTTGATCATAAGTATTATCCGGTCATGATAGTTACTAATAGTGTGGGCCGCTCAACAGCGATCCAGAAAATAGAACCGGGTTTTTATGTTGATAACAGCAGTCCGGAGATTAAGTTCAGTGTTGAGGGTTTAGTTAATAATCAAAAGGGGAGATTTTTAACAGAACCGGGTGGGCTTAAAATCAGCCAGGAAATAAGTGACCAGGAGAGTGGAATTAGGGAAATATATTATGGGATTAGTTCTCAACTTCATGGTGAGACCAGCTGGTTTGCCAGCCTGGAGGAACTGAAAAAGGGGACTAATTTCCAGGAAGGGAAGACCTATTACCTGGCAGTTAAAGCAGTTAATAACCTGGGACTGGTAAACAGTTCCTACTCTGAGGGATTTCTGGTTGATACCGAAAAACCGGAGTTTATTAAATTAATATTGGGAGAGGAATTACCGGCCGGGCTTAACAGCTATATCCAGCGCCGAAATGATTATCTGCCAGTCAGCTGGCTGGTTAACGACATTTCCAGGATAAGTAAATACTATTATCAGCTCGGGACAGCTAGTGGCCAAGGAGATATCAGCCGTAATTTCCCTGGGGCTGATCCTGAGGGCTGGCTGGAATATGATTCGACTGCTTATCAGGCTAGCTTTAGAATTAGCAGTCCAGCTGATACTTATCCTGATGGAATTTATTATCTAACGGTAAAGGCAGTTGATGTGGCAGGTAATGAAAGGGTCAGTACTACAGAAGGAATGGAGATAAATACCCAGCTGGCTCCGGTTCCGACCATCAGAACAGATGGTTCTTATTTGCCTAGCAAAGACTATCTGCACTTTATTATTGAGATGGTCAATCCAGCACAGGAGATTTCAGCTTACTATTACTGGATTGAGGATACTAGTGGTAAGACCGTTTTAGACCGGAAAAAAGTTAAGACAACGGCGGAAATAATAGATGTTGATGAAAACGAAGTTTCTTTTCAGGATGGCCAGGCCTATTATATTTATGCTCAGGTACAGTATCTTGATGGTTCATCTTCGGAGAGTGGTTTTGCCCGGGTTAATATTGATTCAACAGCACCTGAGCTGCTCAGTATTTCGGTGCCGGACTATGCCAGCAAGGAGGAACTGAGTATTAGCTGGGTGGCTGAAGAGGATTATTCCCAGCTCTCTTATCAGGTCAAGCTGGGGAGTCAGATAAATAGTGGTGATATTCTAGACTGGGTAGATATTGGAACCAGGCAGGAAGCGGTTTTTGATAATTTAGATCTTACTGATGGTCAGTTTGTTTATGCCACTATCAAGGCGGTCAATAGTTCTGGTTTGAGTGCTGTTAAGGCCAGTCAGGCTATTGTAATTGACAATACCTCACCACCAGTGCCAGTGGTAATTGATGGAGGGTTATATAGTATAGATGATCAGCAGTTATCGCTGGATTGGCGCTGGACCCGGCCTGATCCAGAATCAGGGATTAGAAATTATCAGGTGGCACTCTTAAGCTCCAGAAACATTAATGCTGATACAGCTTGGGTTAATGTTGGGGCAGAACAGACTAATTATACCTTTAAACAGCAGTTAAGAAATGGGCAGAAATATTATATGGCGGTTAAAGCGATCAATGGAGCCGGACTGTCAAGTATGGAGCTTACTGATGGGATAGTGATCGATGTTACTAAACCTGCTCCCCCCAGGATCGATGACCATGGGGATTATACTGATAGTCTGACTACACTAGAAGGGACATTTAATGGTTCACTTGACCCGGAATCCGGTATTGCCTCTTTCTATTACTCTTTAGGCACCTATAGCTTGCCGGCAAAATTGGTTAAGGAAGAGGAGGTCGGGTCTACGGTAATAAGTAGGAATGATCTTAGTCTTCAGGTTGGGGAGGTCTATTTCTTTAAGGCCATGGCTAAAAATCAGGCCGGGTTATTATCAGCCCGGACCAGTAGTAATGGAATTATGGTGGTTGAGCCAGATAGGCCCAAAGTAAGCAAGATTGAAGACGGTGGGGATTTTACGATCAATAATGATTCCCTAAGTTTTGTCTGGGAGCTTGATGACCCGACTGTTCCCTTTGAATCTTATCAATATGCCTTAGTGGATAGTAAAGATGCTGAGATAGCAAACTGGTCTAGTACAAGAAAAAATCAGCTGACCCTAAAAGCTGAAGATCTATATGGGGAAGGTGGGCTTTTTGAAGACGGAAAGACCTATTATCTGGCTGTTAGGGCAGTCAATATGCTGGGGACTCCGACTACTGTCAAAATATCGGATGGGATTACTGTAGATGCTACTCCCCCCACACCGGCAGTACTGGGAGTAGACCGGTATACTAATAATAGTTTTTCTTTGCAGTGGTCCTGTACTGATCCTGATACCAAAATTACAGGTTATCAATATGCGATAGGAAGTAGTAGGGGTGGTACAGAGATAACAGAGGGCTGGAGAGCAATTGATCTTAGTCATTTAAATCAAGGGGAGAGTAGTGAGCGGATAGACCGTAGTATTAATCTTGCTTTGCAACATGAGGGACGTTATTATCTAACGGTAAAAGCGGTTAATGAAACAGGGCTGTGGTCTCAGGAAGCCAGTAGTTCAGTAATTATTGCTGATTTGGAAAAGCCTTCTCTTCCGCTGGTGACTACTGAGTCTAATTCAATACCAAGTTATGTTAATAAAAAAGACCTGATTGAAAATATTGCCTTTAGTACAGAAGACAGTTTAAGTGGTATTGCTGCTTACCGTTATCAGGTGGTCAGCCGGCAGGATATCAGTGGGGGTTTAAGCGGTGAGATCAAATATACCGATGATTTTCTTAAGCTATACCAAAACGATGACCTGGATATTGACGGGTTAGAGCTGGTAGAGGGACAGACGTATTATGTAGCCATTCAGAGTGTTGATCGGACTGGCAACTGGTCCGGGATTGGCTACAGTCAGCCGATTATTGTTGATACCATTAAACCTGTTTTAAAATTCAAAACAGAACTGGCTGAACTGGTAAGTAATGATGGTTACATGGAGATAGAGTGGTCGACAAATGAAGGGGGAACTATCTATTACAGGACAGTACCCCTGGATGAAAATGGTTTACCTCTTAATGAGCCGGCTTTTAGCAGTCAAGTAGTAGTAAACTATAATGATAGTTTTGATTTTCAGGAAAGTACTTATGGGAGGTATGAGTTCCAGCTCTATCAGGTGGATCTGGCTGGTAATGCTACCGGGCTTATTAAACAGCTGGTCAGATATAATCAACCACCAGTAGTCAGTATTAGTGGGGATTCAACTAACTATAAAGGTCATAGTATTAAGTTTACCGGACAGGTTACTGATGATACTGGGCCGGCAAAATATAGTTGGCGGATTGGAGACTATCAGGTGGAGAAGGTGGTTGGTGTTGACGAAAAGCCGGCAGAGTTTTCTTATCAGTTCCTGGAGATCGGGACTTATCAACTGGAACTGGAGGTTGCTGACCATGATGGTGCTGCTACCAAAGAAAGTTGGGAGATAATCATTACCAATACCCTGGAAGGTCCTCTGGTCTTAGATGAAACCTGGAGTGGGGAGATGCAGATGCGGGGAACAGTGGTGGTTCCAGAGGGGATAAGTCTGACCATTGAACCAGGAACCCTGATTTCTTTTCCGGATAGTGCCTATTTAATAATCAAGGGTGAGTTTGAGGCGAGCGGAACTGTTAATATGCCAATAACGATAAGCGGAACATACTGGTCTGGCCTATTAATCAGGCAGACGGCCCAAGTCACTGAACTTAATTACCTGCTGCTCAGTGAAGCGGAACGGGGTTTGACCCTGGAAAAACAGGATATTACTCTTAAGGATTGTAGTTTGCTGGATAATAAGATCGGGATCCATCTACATGGTTCTTCACCAGAGATAAATAATTGTAAAATTAGTGGTAACGAGGTCTACGGGGTAAAAGAAGAACTTGCTAGTAAGCCAGTCTTAGTAGATTGTATTTTTAACAAGAATGGTAATGACTACTATCATTATCTATTGACCAATATTTCCCTGGATAAACTAAATAGTCTGGCGGGTAATTCCGGGAATCTTAGCCAAGAGGAAGGGGATGA
This window contains:
- a CDS encoding fibronectin type III domain-containing protein, whose amino-acid sequence is MYWRKSLLIICFFLIALFLVNLLTMAAEEIDNTTTVYELWQEMNEEESELKTAVLSEKQETAGEEIIEERGRYTKTFQQLGRKEMILYTEPVHYQDSQGNWQPIDTTIKKESSVKNMSKALAISNENSAYEDAIYDNDFKMKFARKLEQGIELSQGDYSLKIKLPGASSKYNEVKGSMKKYVEVWDNVDIQYNAFYDMLKESIILKNKEARNTFDFQLEMNTELSLKETEEGLILSDPATGDEIFELGRLFVFDKNTVEADYEHVDWQYQQQGKVINLQVVVDKEWLESSERSFPVVLDPWIKKISVSGSTKRRYWNFKEDKDQIIKWQAMIDTKSTGHRHSTKEHGIFYIKDLTTNSNLIYVKKGYKNDWSGSGYLSIKGNHNYQLFVQRYRLKAKRPGNPYYKRGTTWAKITFYDEPTLNPVTPKLLDQKGNTKYYPSLSKLNWTYSDPQGFAQQKVNIVVQKKGDSGVWANFLTTNDLNYSAQNYPVNNEQFTTDEYRWRIKGYNSKIWSDYSYWSNFMVDKLPPWPANGFGFAASLNLTKASKEETIRDAYSQGKKLAYTLEWNKFVDTDENQPVGSGLKEQILQYKQDGKGWQELSRPGPGQAATNFIVDWNSNYKFRIKAEDHVGNTSVWYPGSSNYAEFSTPSKPTRFKEIQFIDNKIKVEFYCHKLANAYQIKWKNTADDSIKGQTEWIKIPADYTGETYTYTIAPREIGFKYNQDYEISIATCNTENDELIVYNDPTSFQVANQPPLTPELKSPAADSYLTTTNLKLCGEKTSDPDGQQISYIFIVESLTSNQASELEWVKYGEYAGTVSEKGVETPVVLKDGHYRWKLRATDGLVDSDSVYRELYIDTTAPKTPVFQLQTTTGETISSTKQSQLLIYLEDYSRDYEQYPYPADQERINDLAIFKISSNLDQTMTVNKSELVNDQFIYQLEEVNGEHQLTVTSVDRAGNKASSTKSIIYDDQKPAKITFTEETSSYLSNSINQETGMVRVEFNWPPAVDKPVTVKNSGIASYLVELKRVAAGTTDLYETTVPSIIIDQLDFNEELSLRVKAIDGAGNQGPWSETVSWFTAAEPTALELDSISIEEQSAGLYQKMARLLIAQGDFQYYKIHRLNLSNTAEEELITPAIYDSLVYSQQVAPHQHYQYFIKTYNDNEHSTDGRVYGMTTELTVPNSLPTVPVIVVSGVNENGYLNTDTATININSTDLFGHSFSYCVDYDNDDLSYHFLVEEDGQPLIDKSTTVPSLALSNLKEGSTYQIQVGVTDKVKNQHGEFEYVAADNYSFTVDTESPVITMSEAAADYVAEQVIKIQAVDKLSQLKSITYKWGETGQLQAVPENGQLQALHGENKLIVIAVDKAGNQSSSSRVYRVDTTAPKIKAVHLEDSQQYQGNYFVTNDQEIYLSLEFAEDLTNIKAYYYGLIDESQSLSSITRDDLTKVEVNGIKGYTGEQLVQADLSVDHKYYPVMIVTNSVGRSTAIQKIEPGFYVDNSSPEIKFSVEGLVNNQKGRFLTEPGGLKISQEISDQESGIREIYYGISSQLHGETSWFASLEELKKGTNFQEGKTYYLAVKAVNNLGLVNSSYSEGFLVDTEKPEFIKLILGEELPAGLNSYIQRRNDYLPVSWLVNDISRISKYYYQLGTASGQGDISRNFPGADPEGWLEYDSTAYQASFRISSPADTYPDGIYYLTVKAVDVAGNERVSTTEGMEINTQLAPVPTIRTDGSYLPSKDYLHFIIEMVNPAQEISAYYYWIEDTSGKTVLDRKKVKTTAEIIDVDENEVSFQDGQAYYIYAQVQYLDGSSSESGFARVNIDSTAPELLSISVPDYASKEELSISWVAEEDYSQLSYQVKLGSQINSGDILDWVDIGTRQEAVFDNLDLTDGQFVYATIKAVNSSGLSAVKASQAIVIDNTSPPVPVVIDGGLYSIDDQQLSLDWRWTRPDPESGIRNYQVALLSSRNINADTAWVNVGAEQTNYTFKQQLRNGQKYYMAVKAINGAGLSSMELTDGIVIDVTKPAPPRIDDHGDYTDSLTTLEGTFNGSLDPESGIASFYYSLGTYSLPAKLVKEEEVGSTVISRNDLSLQVGEVYFFKAMAKNQAGLLSARTSSNGIMVVEPDRPKVSKIEDGGDFTINNDSLSFVWELDDPTVPFESYQYALVDSKDAEIANWSSTRKNQLTLKAEDLYGEGGLFEDGKTYYLAVRAVNMLGTPTTVKISDGITVDATPPTPAVLGVDRYTNNSFSLQWSCTDPDTKITGYQYAIGSSRGGTEITEGWRAIDLSHLNQGESSERIDRSINLALQHEGRYYLTVKAVNETGLWSQEASSSVIIADLEKPSLPLVTTESNSIPSYVNKKDLIENIAFSTEDSLSGIAAYRYQVVSRQDISGGLSGEIKYTDDFLKLYQNDDLDIDGLELVEGQTYYVAIQSVDRTGNWSGIGYSQPIIVDTIKPVLKFKTELAELVSNDGYMEIEWSTNEGGTIYYRTVPLDENGLPLNEPAFSSQVVVNYNDSFDFQESTYGRYEFQLYQVDLAGNATGLIKQLVRYNQPPVVSISGDSTNYKGHSIKFTGQVTDDTGPAKYSWRIGDYQVEKVVGVDEKPAEFSYQFLEIGTYQLELEVADHDGAATKESWEIIITNTLEGPLVLDETWSGEMQMRGTVVVPEGISLTIEPGTLISFPDSAYLIIKGEFEASGTVNMPITISGTYWSGLLIRQTAQVTELNYLLLSEAERGLTLEKQDITLKDCSLLDNKIGIHLHGSSPEINNCKISGNEVYGVKEELASKPVLVDCIFNKNGNDYYHYLLTNISLDKLNSLAGNSGNLSQEEGDDER